In a single window of the Salvelinus namaycush isolate Seneca chromosome 6, SaNama_1.0, whole genome shotgun sequence genome:
- the LOC120049815 gene encoding cbp/p300-interacting transactivator 1-like, translating to MTSLLFSSPTHVVMKDRELPSSSLTLLHYTGTAVPVKTPGGGPLPPSSTTLHTSTSPSLSKPQPFCLQTLQTGPHLLASMQLQKLNSHYQSLAGGIGGGVASVPTSGPQRVFGASMLGSAGQLVGGTPGGVGGRNQGCGGIIDSDPVDEEVLMSLVVELGLDQANELPELWLGQNEFDFIADVPAGC from the coding sequence ATGACCTCACTGCTGTTCTCCAGCCCCACCCACGTTGTCATGAAGGACCGCGAGCTGCCGTCatcctccctcaccctcctccaCTACACCGGGACGGCAGTACCTGTCAAGACACCCGGGGGTGGCCCCTTACCCCCATcctccaccaccctccacacctccacctctccatccctctccaaaCCCCAGCCATTCTGCCTGCAGACCCTCCAGACCGGCCCTCACCTCCTCGCCAGCATGCAGCTCCAGAAACTCAACTCCCACTACCAGAGTCTGGCTGGAGGTATAGGTGGCGGCGTAGCCTCTGTGCCCACCTCAGGACCTCAGAGGGTGTTTGGGGCCTCAATGCTGGGCTCGGCGGGGCAGCTGGTGGGGGGTACCCCTGGAGGTGTTGGAGGGAGGAATCAGGGCTGTGGGGGGATTATTGACTCTGACCCGGTGGACGAAGAGGTTCTGATGTCATTGGTCGTAGAGCTGGGGTTGGACCAGGCTAACGAGCTGCCTGAACTCTGGCTAGGACAGAACGAGTTTGACTTCATAGCGGATGTACCTGCCGGATGCTGA